One bacterium genomic window carries:
- a CDS encoding Gx transporter family protein — translation MNVRKASFLGVLLALALALHLLEGQVPSPLPWVRPGLANLVTLIAVLCVGWRAGMLVAVLRVTIGSLLLGGFLGPAFVLSLAGSVASTAAMALLARGAWRLWSPLGVSAAGAVAHGAAQLLVLRTLLLPAADLSWLLPWVLAPALVAGVATGLLANVILLRWQGYFQAVA, via the coding sequence GTGAACGTGCGCAAGGCCTCGTTCCTCGGCGTGCTGCTCGCGCTGGCCCTCGCGCTGCACCTGCTCGAGGGCCAGGTCCCCTCGCCGCTGCCGTGGGTGCGCCCGGGCCTCGCCAACCTCGTGACGCTGATCGCGGTGCTCTGCGTCGGCTGGCGGGCCGGCATGCTCGTCGCCGTGCTGCGCGTGACGATCGGCTCGCTGTTGCTCGGCGGCTTCCTCGGCCCGGCCTTTGTCCTGAGCCTCGCAGGCTCGGTCGCGAGCACCGCGGCGATGGCCCTGCTGGCCCGCGGCGCCTGGCGGCTGTGGTCGCCGCTTGGGGTGAGCGCGGCCGGCGCCGTCGCCCACGGCGCGGCGCAGCTGCTCGTCCTCAGGACCCTCCTGCTGCCCGCGGCGGACCTCTCGTGGCTGCTCCCCTGGGTCCTGGCGCCCGCGCTTGTCGCCGGCGTCGCGACGGGGTTGCTCGCGAACGTGATCCTGCTGCGCTGGCAGGGGTACTTCCAGGCGGTCGCATGA
- a CDS encoding Maf family protein, with amino-acid sequence MRALVLASTSPRRRRLLRRLGVPFAVRAPDADERPLPGEKPGAHVRRLALEKARAVARALPCGSGARWVLGADTVIALDGAILGKPAGPRDAERMLGRLAGRSHEVLTGVALAPVGGGRARTAVVRSAVTMRPRDPDAIRRYVATGEPLDKAGAYAVQGRGRRLVSRVSGSLSNVVGLPLERVAAMLAACGFTSARPPEDGA; translated from the coding sequence ATGAGGGCCCTGGTCCTCGCGTCCACCTCGCCCCGCCGCCGCCGGCTGCTGCGGCGCCTCGGCGTCCCCTTCGCGGTGCGCGCCCCCGACGCGGACGAGCGGCCCCTGCCCGGGGAGAAGCCGGGCGCGCACGTGCGGCGCCTCGCCCTGGAGAAGGCCCGGGCCGTCGCGCGCGCGCTGCCGTGCGGGAGCGGCGCGCGCTGGGTCCTCGGGGCGGATACGGTGATCGCTCTCGACGGCGCGATCCTCGGCAAGCCGGCGGGTCCGCGCGACGCGGAGCGGATGCTCGGGCGGCTCGCCGGGCGCAGCCACGAGGTGCTCACCGGCGTGGCGCTCGCGCCGGTGGGCGGCGGTCGCGCTCGCACCGCCGTGGTGCGCAGCGCCGTGACCATGCGCCCGCGCGATCCGGACGCGATCCGCCGCTACGTGGCGACGGGCGAGCCGCTCGACAAGGCCGGCGCCTACGCGGTCCAGGGACGTGGCCGCCGTCTCGTCAGCCGCGTGTCGGGCTCGCTCTCGAACGTCGTCGGCCTGCCGCTCGAGCGGGTGGCGGCGATGCTCGCCGCGTGCGGCTTCACGTCCGCCCGTCCGCCGGAGGACGGCGCTTGA
- a CDS encoding 4Fe-4S binding protein — MAKPKGTVQIRADKCKGCLLCVEACPQKLLKAGKSLNRLGYHAVEFVDSGACTACGLCFYACPEPDAIAVFKLEKEKGAA, encoded by the coding sequence ATGGCCAAGCCGAAGGGGACCGTGCAGATCCGGGCGGACAAGTGCAAGGGCTGCCTGCTCTGCGTGGAGGCCTGCCCGCAGAAGCTCCTCAAGGCCGGCAAGTCACTCAACCGCCTCGGCTACCACGCGGTCGAGTTCGTCGATTCCGGCGCCTGCACCGCCTGCGGCCTGTGCTTCTACGCCTGCCCCGAGCCTGACGCGATCGCGGTCTTCAAGCTCGAGAAGGAGAAGGGCGCGGCCTAG